The sequence GGGTTCAGCAGACTTTGATGGTGGTAATAATTTCCACTCACAGGGAAAATAAAAATTGATCCGCCTGGTAAAGTCTTCCAATGCTTGTTTAGTTGCAACATCCTGTTGCTTACCTATGGTGAGTAACTGAATTTTCACGGTAATGAATTTGGTTGTACAAACCCAGGTGCCGATACCTCCAACAATAAGATCAGTACTATTTTCATGTAGCCTACACAGTTATTTTTCTTTTTCGGGCCACCACATTCCATTCGGCTACTTTTATATTTTGCCGGATGATTTGAGCAACATCATACAAGGCAACAGATGGACAAACATGGTAAGGTATGCCGTAAAAAATATCGCCTACTTCGATGGTTGACCAATCCTTCACCCGCAAAACCAAGTGTTCTTCGCTTTGACTAACCGGTTCATAATCTGAAAGGTTAAGGAAACTGATTCTTTTATTTATAGCATTTTCAGCGGATACAGATTTATGCCCAAGGTCAGTGGTTACCAATCCTTCTGCAGGCTTTGAAATAACACGTGTCATTAAAACAGCAGCACATTCCAGGTGCATTTCAGGTACTAGTTGTGAATACCCGCTGTCCCACAGGAGTGTAGTACCCGGACTACAATAAAAATCGGCCCGCAAAGCCGCACTGGTAAAGGAAGGCGAACCGCCGGTAATGACTTCTGGTTTTGGCAACCCAGCTACTTCTATTTGCCGGATCAAATCATAAATGGGGAAAATTGCTGCATCGCTATTTTTTCTGCGTTCTTCAAATTCAGGATTCCTGATATGCCCGTCATATACATGGAGGCCCACCAGTTTAAGATGATCAACGGTGCTGATTTGTTGGTAAGTGCTGAAGATCTGGTCATTCAGCGGATGCCCTGTCCGGTTCATGCCATTGTTGACATCCAGGTAAACATTTGCTGTTAAACCTGCATTCTTAAACGCCGTGGCAAGGATTTGCGCAGAGGGTAAGTTATCTGTTAGCGAGGAAATATTTGCATCAGGATAGCGTTTCGCCAATTGGATAAAGCGGTCAATTTTTGGTCCGGTCAACTGGTAAGACATCAGTACCCATTTTGCACCGGACTGCAAACACATTTCGAGTTCAGCAATAGTAGCGCATTTAAAACGACTGATGCCGGCAGCTAATTGCATGGCCAGGATCTCAGCCATTTTGTGGGTTTTAACATGGGGGATTAAGCGGTTGGTATCGCCACCAACAATATCAATCATAGCATTGATATTATGTTGCACACGGTCCGGGTAGATCAGTAATGCCGGACTATCAATCTCATTCGCATTTTTTACTTCGTACCAGTTCATATCAGTTATATTTTTTTGTACCCAAATCCTGCAGCATTACCAATTGACATATTTCCTTTATTAAGTATAAATCCACCACTTACAAGGTCTTCGGCCAGGTCCAGGCTTCCATCGAGGTCAATGTAGCGGGTATTTTGGCAGGCAAAAGCCGCATGCAAAGCCGCTGTAATGCTGGCGATACTTTCGTCGAAACAACCCCAGAAAAGATCAATTTTAGCTGCAGCAGCAATGGTGGCAATTTCAAAAGCACCTAATAATCCACCGCATTTCATGAGTTTGATATTAAAAATACCGCAGGTGGCAGGTGGGTTTACCAGGGCCAGGGCGGATATGGGGTCTTTTAATGATTCGTCACATGCAATAATTTTCCGGATATCACCCGGTAATTGCTGCATCTCTGCTTCATGGCCAACAGGCATTGGCTGTTCGATTAATTCCAGTCCGAGCATACTTGTTTTGCGGGCGAATTCAATCGTTTCCCTGGAATTGTAGCCTTGGTTTGCATCTACACGAATGGTAAAGTATTGCCCAAACTTCTCTCGGAGCTTAATGCATCTTTCCATATCTTCTTCCAGGTTCAACCCGGTCTTGATTTTTAAGATAGTAAATCCAGCCGCCTTGAAAGCGGTTGCTTCAGCAATTGTGTCTTCCACATTCATGATGCCAATGGTCACAGAAGTCGGCAGGGAATGGTGTTTCCTGCCATAAAAATCAACCACGGGTACTCCGAGGAATTGTCCGAATGCATCGTGCAGGGCGATATCAATTGCAGTTCGGGTGGCTGAATGTTTTGGAAACATGGAAGCAGTTTCAAATATCAGCTGCCTGAATTCCCGGATATCACGTCCTGTAAACTGCTGCAGGGCCTCTGATTGCAGGTTAGATAATGTGTCTTCGATAGATTCTCCAATAACATGCTTTGATGGGCTTGCTGCCCCAATTCCAATGATTCCATTACCCAATTCAATTTCAAGGAATACATTCTCAACAGCTGTGGTTGTTTCAAAAGCAATAGTGTACGGCTTGGTGAGCGCCATATTCATGGGATAGGCACTGATTCTGGTGATATTCATTTCCTTTATCCGGGTATTTTTTTGGCCATTTGCAATATCCGGTAAATTTAAGGTGATATAAGTAATGATGGTTACTACAAAAAAGCGGCCCCTATTCAGGGACCGCTCCAGGTTATTCAAATATTAGTTTAGTTAGTTTTCCAGTATATCCCAAAGCTTTGACATATCGGGTTCCAGGATAACTTCGAAACGCCTGTTCTGTTCCCTTCCGGCTTTGGTTTTATTATCACCCAGTGGATGGTATTTACCCCTGCCGGCAGCTGTTAAGCGGGCCGGATCAATTTTATGTTTATCCGTTAAAATCCTTACAACAGCATTGGCCCTTTCAGTGCTTAATGACCAGTTGTCTGCACCTTTGATGCCATTCGCATCTGTATTACCAACAATAATTGCTTTTGCATCCGGGTATTCATTCAAAACTTCTGCGATAGCTTTCAAACCTTCTTTTCCTTTTGCACTCAAATTCGAACTTCCGTTTTTAAACTTGAATTTTTCCGGCATGGAAATATATACAAGACCATCTTCAAAATTTACTTCTGCACCAGCATCCACCAGTTTCTGTTTGGACGCCTGCGCTTTTAGGATGAGCTCGTCAATAGCGGCTTCCTTTGTTTCCATTTCCTTTTTCATGGATTCACTGGCAGCAGCAGCTGCTTCTTTCGCCGCACGGCAATCAGCTGCTTCCTTACTATATTGGACATTCTCTGCTTTCAATTGGGTGATCTCTTTATCATTCTCAGCAACTTTTGTGTTTAATGTACTCACTTCAGTGCGAAGTGAATCAATTGTTGAAGTTGCAGCTCTCATTTTTTTGCTGGGTCCGCATGATATCAGCAGAATACCGGCAGTTGCACATAAGCCTAAGTTTAATAGTTGTTTCATTTTTGTTGTGTTTGTATTAAATATATTATTTTCTATGGTAACTATGATATATTAATCCGCCTTATTCATTCTTACAACATCATCCGGCTGCCTCAATTTATAGCGTAATGCAATGCTGGGTTAAACAATTGAAATATTGGATTTTGGTAGGGCTGGACGGATAAATAAACAGGTATACCTGGCAGGTATACGTTTCAAAAGGCTGGATGGATAAGATGATAGCAACAAGCATACCAAGGATGATAAAAAAAAATCAAATTGAAAATATTTTAAATTAATCCCTGGATTGGTATTGCTTTACCAATTAAAAAAGGGTTCCAGATGACTGAAACCCTTCTGTTATTTTGTGACTCCGTCAGGATTCAAACCTGAAACCTTCTGATCCGTAGTCAGATGCTCTATTCAATTGAGCTACGGAGCCATTTCCCATTAAGGGAGTGCAAAGATAAGGGAAAGACGATTTATTTTCCAAATCCGTATTAATAATGCCAGCGCACAAAGGCTTCCATAGCAGCGTATTGTGTCAGTCCCAATTGGGCATATAATTTTGCCGTGTTTCCGTTGCGGTCTTCAGCCCTTTGCCAGAATTCGCGCGAATCGGAGCCTTGGAAAGGCACCATATCTTTCTGGGACTGGTGGATGAAGATCCCGAAACGCTTTTTCATTACCTGGTCGGGACTCATTGGAATGGCCATTTCGATTTCCTCGATATTCCATTCCTGCCAGGCGCCTTTATACAGCCAGACCCAGCAATCCTTGATCCATTCTTCCCCTGCTGCTTTTAACCGGCGCAATGATTCAAAGACTACATCAAGGCAAACTTTATGGGTACCATGCGGGTCTGCCAGGTCACCGGCACAGAATATCTGGTGGGGTTTAACTTCCTTTAATAATTCGATGGTCAAGAGAACATCTTCCTCGCCCATTGGTTTTTTCTCAACCCTGCCGGTTTCGTAAAAAGGCAGGTTTTGGAAATGTACATTTTTGTCATTTATGCCCACATACCGGCAGGTAGCTTTGGCTTCGCCGCGGCGAATCAGCCCTTTAATGGCCCGGATCTGAGCTGTATCACTTTCACTGGTTTTTTTGCTGGACAGGAATTTCTGCGCTTCCGCAAGGATATCGCGCGATTTGCTGGAATCAATTCCGGATATTTCTTCAAAACCTACAGCGAAATCAATAAAACGGGTCACGAATTCGTCGGTTACCGCAATATTTCCACTGGTCTGGTAGGCTACATGGACTTCATGCCCCTGGTCGTGCAAACGCATAAAAGTGCCACCCATACTAATGATATCATCATCAGGGTGAGGGGAGAAGATGAGGCTTCTTTTTGGATAGGGTATTGACCTTTCAGGGTGGGTCGGAATAAAGGCATTTGGTTTTCCACCTGGCCACCCGGTGATGCTATCCCGCAGCATGTAAAATACCTGCAGGTTGATTTCATAAGCATCACCTTGTTCAACCAGCAGATCACCCAGGCCGCTGTCATTATAATCACTATTTGTGAGAGCCAATACAGGTTTGCCCAGCTTTAAGGCCATGCTCACCACTGCCTTTTTAATCATTTTGGGTGTCCAGTCAATGTCGCCGGTCAACCAGGGTGAACGGAAACGGGTCAATTCACTGGCGGCAGTTTCATCCAGCACATAAATGGCATCGTTATGCTGTTGTAATAATGAGGCTGGAATTTGCTCGGTCACATGCTCTTCAACAGCTTTCTGGATGACCGGAGCTTTCATTTGTCCCCAGGCCATCAGGTAGATTTTCCGGGCCTTCATGATGGTGTCAATTCCCATGGTTACTGCAAGTCGGGGTACCTGCGAAATATTTGCAAACTCAAAGGAATTGGCGATCCTGGTTGAATTATCGAGGGTGATCAGCCTGGTCCGGGAAAAACGGCTTGATCCTGGTTCGTTAAAGCCGATATGGCCATTGTTTCCAATTCCCAGGATCTGCACATCAATACCGCCTACTGACTCGATCAATGCCTCATAATCGTGGCAGTATTTTTTGATGGCTTCCTTGGGCCATTCGCCATTCGGGATGTGTACATTAGCCATATCGATATCCACATGATTGAACAACTGTTCTTTCATATAGCGGTTATAGCTCTGCAGGGCATCTTTATCGATCGGGTAGTATTCATCGAGGTTAAAACTGATCACATTTTTAAAACTGAGTCCTTCTTCCTTGTGCAGCCGCACTAATTCCGCATAAACTGTTTTAGGCGAAGATCCTGTCGCTAAGCCTAAAATACAGGGTTTGCCTTCTGACTGCTTCTGGCGTATTATTGCGGCAATTTCCCTGGCAATAAAGGTTGAACCATCTTTCAGGCTCGGGAAAATTTTGACGGGGATTTTTTCAAATGAATCAACCATGCTCATATGGTGCTATTTATTTGTTGAGTGAACGAAATTATTAATAATAACTAGTATTCTAAGTATGCATTACTGTAATTGATGCCCCATTGCTGGTAACGCGATAAAATTACCGGGATTTTTTGCTGGAATGCTTTCCAGTCGCGTTTTCCCTTCTGGCTCCATAAAACCTCACTTAATGCACTGAGCCGGGGGAAGATCATGTATTCCACTTTGGAAGGATTACCCATATACTCAGTCCAAACATTTGCCTGCGCCCCTAATATAAACTTTTCTTTGCCGGAAGGTAATTCTTTAGGGATGGGCTCGTAATTATATACTTTATCCAGTGGAAGGAAGCCGCCTATGACCACGGAGTCTTCTTTTTTTGTTTGGGCATAGTCAAAATAAACATAACTATTGGGTGTCATAATCACCTGGTGGTTGGAATTGGCTGCTTCAATGCCGCCTGCTTCTCCGCGCCAGCTCATTACAATTGCATTGGGTGCAAGGCCACCTTCCAAAATCTCATCCCAACCAATCATAATCCTTCCTTTTTGGTTAATATATTTTTCCATACGCTGGATGAAATAGCTTTGTAAACCATGCTCATCTTTCAACCCCTTTGATTTTATCAACTCCTGGCAAAAAGCAGATTTCTTCCAATTGGTTTTCGGGCATTCGTCGCCACCTACATGAATGTATTTGGAAGGGAATAAGGCGATCACTTCATCCAGTACATCCTGCAGGAAGGTAAATGTATTTTCAGTGGGTGCAAATACATCATTGTACACGCCCCAACTTTGTTGTACCTGTTTACCGGTAGTGTCCCCGGACCATTCACTTTTTGGATTAAAATAAAATTGTTTGGTGGGTTCATCAGGGAAACAGCTCAATTCAGGGTAAGCGGCTATCGCTGCTGAAGCATGTCCAGGCATTTCGATCTCAGGGATGATCGTCACGTAGCGGCTTTCAGCATATTTAACGATATCCCGGATCTCATCCTGGGTATAAAATCCGCCACTCCGGGTATGATCATTTCCTTTCCCGGGATAGTTACCAATTATGGTTCCATTTCTCCATGCGCCTACGGATGTCAGCCTGGGATATTTTTTTATTTCTATACGCCAGCCCTGGTCATCGGTCAGGTGCCAATGGAAGTAATTCATCTTATGCAGTGCAATAAAGTCGATAAATTTTTTCACGAAGGTCACATCCATAAAATGCCTGCCAACATCCAGCATCAGGCCACGGTACCCAAAACGGGGATAATCTTTGATGTTTATGTAAGATAGTGGCAGGGATCGGTTGATTTCTGCGGCGGGAAGCAATTGCAAAAGGGTCTGTATCCCATAAAAAACACCTGTTTCATCCTGCCCAATAATATTTACTCCTTTATTATTAACCTGCAGCGTGTAGGTTCCCGCCACTGCATTTGCTATGGGTTGAACCTGAAGGTTGATATCAGTGGGTGTTTTTTTGGGATTAACGGCCAGCTGGTAACCATACATTTTCATCAGGTAGTCATTCAGGAATACCACTGAACTTTCAAGGCCTTTGCCTTTCACACTGATCGCAGAAAA comes from Flavihumibacter fluvii and encodes:
- a CDS encoding beta-N-acetylhexosaminidase, translated to MRKTVVSLFAGGVLSATTLAQPISIIPEPVQMIMPRIAAQYPITPFSAISVKGKGLESSVVFLNDYLMKMYGYQLAVNPKKTPTDINLQVQPIANAVAGTYTLQVNNKGVNIIGQDETGVFYGIQTLLQLLPAAEINRSLPLSYINIKDYPRFGYRGLMLDVGRHFMDVTFVKKFIDFIALHKMNYFHWHLTDDQGWRIEIKKYPRLTSVGAWRNGTIIGNYPGKGNDHTRSGGFYTQDEIRDIVKYAESRYVTIIPEIEMPGHASAAIAAYPELSCFPDEPTKQFYFNPKSEWSGDTTGKQVQQSWGVYNDVFAPTENTFTFLQDVLDEVIALFPSKYIHVGGDECPKTNWKKSAFCQELIKSKGLKDEHGLQSYFIQRMEKYINQKGRIMIGWDEILEGGLAPNAIVMSWRGEAGGIEAANSNHQVIMTPNSYVYFDYAQTKKEDSVVIGGFLPLDKVYNYEPIPKELPSGKEKFILGAQANVWTEYMGNPSKVEYMIFPRLSALSEVLWSQKGKRDWKAFQQKIPVILSRYQQWGINYSNAYLEY
- a CDS encoding D-TA family PLP-dependent enzyme; translation: MNWYEVKNANEIDSPALLIYPDRVQHNINAMIDIVGGDTNRLIPHVKTHKMAEILAMQLAAGISRFKCATIAELEMCLQSGAKWVLMSYQLTGPKIDRFIQLAKRYPDANISSLTDNLPSAQILATAFKNAGLTANVYLDVNNGMNRTGHPLNDQIFSTYQQISTVDHLKLVGLHVYDGHIRNPEFEERRKNSDAAIFPIYDLIRQIEVAGLPKPEVITGGSPSFTSAALRADFYCSPGTTLLWDSGYSQLVPEMHLECAAVLMTRVISKPAEGLVTTDLGHKSVSAENAINKRISFLNLSDYEPVSQSEEHLVLRVKDWSTIEVGDIFYGIPYHVCPSVALYDVAQIIRQNIKVAEWNVVARKRKITV
- a CDS encoding dipeptide epimerase; protein product: MNNLERSLNRGRFFVVTIITYITLNLPDIANGQKNTRIKEMNITRISAYPMNMALTKPYTIAFETTTAVENVFLEIELGNGIIGIGAASPSKHVIGESIEDTLSNLQSEALQQFTGRDIREFRQLIFETASMFPKHSATRTAIDIALHDAFGQFLGVPVVDFYGRKHHSLPTSVTIGIMNVEDTIAEATAFKAAGFTILKIKTGLNLEEDMERCIKLREKFGQYFTIRVDANQGYNSRETIEFARKTSMLGLELIEQPMPVGHEAEMQQLPGDIRKIIACDESLKDPISALALVNPPATCGIFNIKLMKCGGLLGAFEIATIAAAAKIDLFWGCFDESIASITAALHAAFACQNTRYIDLDGSLDLAEDLVSGGFILNKGNMSIGNAAGFGYKKI
- the nagB gene encoding glucosamine-6-phosphate deaminase, whose product is MSMVDSFEKIPVKIFPSLKDGSTFIAREIAAIIRQKQSEGKPCILGLATGSSPKTVYAELVRLHKEEGLSFKNVISFNLDEYYPIDKDALQSYNRYMKEQLFNHVDIDMANVHIPNGEWPKEAIKKYCHDYEALIESVGGIDVQILGIGNNGHIGFNEPGSSRFSRTRLITLDNSTRIANSFEFANISQVPRLAVTMGIDTIMKARKIYLMAWGQMKAPVIQKAVEEHVTEQIPASLLQQHNDAIYVLDETAASELTRFRSPWLTGDIDWTPKMIKKAVVSMALKLGKPVLALTNSDYNDSGLGDLLVEQGDAYEINLQVFYMLRDSITGWPGGKPNAFIPTHPERSIPYPKRSLIFSPHPDDDIISMGGTFMRLHDQGHEVHVAYQTSGNIAVTDEFVTRFIDFAVGFEEISGIDSSKSRDILAEAQKFLSSKKTSESDTAQIRAIKGLIRRGEAKATCRYVGINDKNVHFQNLPFYETGRVEKKPMGEEDVLLTIELLKEVKPHQIFCAGDLADPHGTHKVCLDVVFESLRRLKAAGEEWIKDCWVWLYKGAWQEWNIEEIEMAIPMSPDQVMKKRFGIFIHQSQKDMVPFQGSDSREFWQRAEDRNGNTAKLYAQLGLTQYAAMEAFVRWHY
- a CDS encoding OmpA/MotB family protein; amino-acid sequence: MRAATSTIDSLRTEVSTLNTKVAENDKEITQLKAENVQYSKEAADCRAAKEAAAAASESMKKEMETKEAAIDELILKAQASKQKLVDAGAEVNFEDGLVYISMPEKFKFKNGSSNLSAKGKEGLKAIAEVLNEYPDAKAIIVGNTDANGIKGADNWSLSTERANAVVRILTDKHKIDPARLTAAGRGKYHPLGDNKTKAGREQNRRFEVILEPDMSKLWDILEN